The following coding sequences lie in one Rutidosis leptorrhynchoides isolate AG116_Rl617_1_P2 chromosome 4, CSIRO_AGI_Rlap_v1, whole genome shotgun sequence genomic window:
- the LOC139843312 gene encoding uncharacterized protein → MRRLSALASGIQQTPNQSSKTSQNQSSSLIDHKNPITTTTNFTARGKFSSTKPTHNHKPIDHHYISQILSRKDWYFLLNHDLKTNKISLNPRVIVSVLQNQENPLQSLVFYLWVSNINPLYAKDLSIRSVLANNLYRKGPVLLLKEVIDLVRSSGCCLTEDSLCILISSWGRLGLAKYCVQVFDQISFLGVTPSTRLYNAVIDALIKSNALDLAYLKFQQMKADRCKPDRFTYNFLIHGVCKVGVVDEGLRLVKQMQEMGFFPNVYTYTILIDGYCNAKRIEEAFEVLKRMKENNVNPNDTTFRSLVNGVFRNANPLEAFNLLSNFVENDKVLPATAIKSILQSLSSNSLYEETTLFLKKVIMRGYIPDTSTFNMIITCLLKGFDLMETCDIVDDLIGRGVKCEFGTYLLLVESLYKNGRLVEGNRYLNQIIEKGLLTNVISYNMIINSFCKTGMIDKAMRTFLDMIQCRISPNLVTFNTLLSWHCKNGDMHEARELLTMLFQYGFKPDTYTFTSLILGLCRTRQINDAFECLNEMVKWGVHPNAIIYNILIRSLCMIGDKSKAEALLKSMQVNGVKPDVFSFNALIQNFCRIKEVEKAQKVLETLLTLGLTPDNFTYSAFIKMLCDLGRYKEAKELFVSMEANGCNPDSFTCNLFIDALVKSARFVEARDIFLKYKDKGISLTPISIL, encoded by the coding sequence ATGAGACGCCTTTCTGCTCTTGCTTCTGGGATTCAACAAACCCCAAATCAAAGTTCAAAAACTAGTCAAAATCAGTCAAGCTCTTTAATTGACCACAAAAACCCTATAACCACAACCACTAATTTCACCGCAAGAGGTAAGTTTTCTTCAACCAAACCTACCCACAATCATAAACCCATTGACCATCACTACATTTCTCAAATTCTTTCACGTAAAGATTGGTACTTTTTGTTGAACCACGACTTAAAAACCAATAAAATTAGCTTAAACCCTAGGGTTATTGTAAGTGTATTGCAAAATCAAGAAAACCCATTACAAAGTTTAGTTTTTTATTTGTGGGTTTCAAATATTAATCCGTTATATGCAAAGGATCTATCAATTCGAAGTGTTTTAGCTAATAATCTTTATCGAAAAGGTCCAGTTTTGTTATTGAAAGAGGTTATTGATCTTGTCAGGAGTTCTGGGTGTTGTCTTACAGAGGATTCACTTTGTATTTTGATTAGTAGTTGGGGGAGATTAGGTTTAGCTAAGTACTGTGTTCAGGTTTTCGATCAGATTTCGTTTTTAGGGGTTACTCCTAGTACTAGATTGTATAATGCGGTGATCGATGCGCTAATTAAGTCGAACGCACTCGATTTAGCATATTTAAAATTTCAACAAATGAAGGCTGATAGATGTAAACCGGATAGGTTTACTTATAACTTTTTGATTCATGGAGTGTGCAAAGTTGGAGTTGTAGATGAAGGGTTACGATTAGTGAAACAAATGCAAGAAATGGGATTTTTTccgaatgtatatacatatacaatactcATTGATGGGTATTGTAATGCCAAAAGAATCGAAGAAGCCTTTGAGGTTTTGAAGAGGATGAAAGAGAATAATGTAAACCCTAATGATACTACCTTTAGATCATTAGTTAACGGTGTATTTCGTAATGCTAATCCACTCGAGGCTTTTAATTTGTTATCGAATTTTGTGGAAAATGACAAAGTCTTGCCTGCAACAGCCATCAAATCTATTTTACAAAGTCTTTCGAGCAATTCTTTATATGAAGAAACCACTCTTTTCTTGAAAAAAGTCATAATGAGAGGTTATATCCCTGATACTAGTACGTTTAATATGATTATAACTTGTTTACTTAAAGGATTTGATCTCATGGAAACATGTGATATTGTTGACGATCTAATTGGAAGAGGTGTGAAATGTGAATTCGGTACGTATCTTCTTCTTGTTGAGTCGTTATACAAGAATGGAAGATTAGTGGAGGGAAATCGGTATTTAAATCAGATTATTGAAAAGGGACTTTTAACAAATGTGATATCATATAACATGATAATTAACAGTTTTTGCAAGACGGGTATGATTGATAAAGCAATGAGAACGTTTCTTGATATGATTCAATGTCGTATTTCACCTAATCTTGTTACTTTCAACACTCTATTATCTTGGCATTGCAAGAATGGTGATATGCATGAAGCACGTGAGCTTCTTACTATGCTATTTCAGTACGGTTTTAAACCCGACACCTATACTTTCACTTCGCTAATTTTAGGTCTTTGTAGGACCCGCCAAATTAATGATGCTTTCGAATGTTTAAATGAGATGGTTAAGTGGGGTGTTCACCCAAATGCTATAATTTACAATATCTTAATCCGTTCTCTCTGTATGATCGGTGATAAGTCTAAAGCAGAGGCGTTGTTAAAGTCAATGCAAGTCAATGGAGTAAAGCCGGACGTTTTTTCGTTCAATGCTTTAATTCAGAACTTTTGTAGGATAAAGGAGGTTGAGAAGGCACAAAAGGTCCTTGAGACCttgttgactttagggttgactccCGATAACTTTACATATAGTGCTTTCATTAAGATGTTGTGTGATTTGGGGAGATATAAAGAAGCTAAAGAATTGTTTGTATCAATGGAGGCTAACGGATGTAACCCTGATTCTTTCACGTGTAATTTGTTTATTGATGCTTTAGTCAAGTCTGCAAGATTTGTTGAGGCCCGAGATATCTTTCTCAAATATAAAGATAAAGGAATCTCATTGACACCCATCTCAATTTTGTGA
- the LOC139840833 gene encoding methylesterase 17-like: MGERESLKDENSTTTSSPLKPHFVLIHGISGGSWCWYKLKSMMYNSGYLVTCIDLKASGIHPSDPNSILTFDDYNQPLFDFLSSLPPNQKVILVGHSAGGLSITLATHKYASKVSCAVYVAATMLKNGLTTLEDIKHGVPDLSRYGDAYDLEFGFGKNQSPTSAIIKKELLREVSYNMTPLEDYTLATMLLRPGPIHAILNAQFRDIDESLEKVPRVYIKTMYDNVVRPDQQDKMVEKWPPSQMYVLESDHNPFFSSPFALFGLFVKVAASIDCT, encoded by the exons ATGGGAGAAAGAGAGAGTCTGAAAGATGAGAATTCTACTACCACTAGTAGTCCATTGAAACCACACTTTGTGCTTATTCATGGCATAAGTGGAGGAAGCTGGTGTTGGTACAAGCTCAAAAGCATGATGTACAACTCTGGTTACTTGGTCACTTGCATAGACCTCAAAGCATCTGGCATACATCCTTCTGATCCTAATTCAATTCTCACTTTTGATGACTATAATCAACCTCTCTTCGATTTCTTGTCTTCCTTGCCTCCGAATCAAAAG GTAATTTTGGTGGGACATAGTGCCGGAGGACTAAGCATAACACTAGCAACACACAAGTATGCAAGTAAGGTGAGTTGTGCGGTATATGTTGCAGCCACCATGCTAAAAAATGGACTTACAACACTTGAAGACATCAAACAT GGAGTACCTGATTTATCTAGATATGGTGATGCTTATGATTTGGAATTTGGATTTGGAAAAAATCAATCACCAACATCTGCAATTATAAAAAAAGAGCTTCTACGTGAAGTCTCATATAATATGACCCCTCTAGAG GATTACACATTAGCTACAATGCTACTACGACCGGGCCCTATTCACGCAATACTAAATGCTCAATTTCGAGATATTGATGAGAGTTTAGAAAAGGTGCCTAGAGTATACATTAAAACGATGTATGATAACGTGGTGAGACCAGATCAACAAGACAAAATGGTCGAAAAATGGCCACCTTCACAAATGTATGTTTTGGAGAGTGATCACAACCCATTCTTCTCTAGTCCTTTTGCATTGTTTGGGTTATTTGTTAAGGTAGCGGCTTCTATCGACTGCACCTAG
- the LOC139840834 gene encoding uncharacterized protein, whose amino-acid sequence MLEVVASYDNWIWHAYFEMAGSNNDLIVLNASPLFDSLLTDTAPQVPYEIGDVDFDRGYYLADGIYPSWASFVKGFSNVVDAKRKYFTKKQSAARKDVERTSGILQGRWGILRQPDRAYTVNAIKRIMYGCIILHNMIIEDNGFNIAENKSYYLSVNNLQGSTWYEMCNVYAEKTKELRDKDEHEYLRHTLVSHL is encoded by the coding sequence ATGTTGGAAGTCGTTGCATCGTATGACAATTGGATTTGGCATGCATATTTTGAAATGGCGGGTTCGAACAATGACTTGATTGTCCTTAATGCATCTCCATTGTTTGATAGTTTACTAACTGACACGGCTCCTCAAGTTCCATACGAAATTGGGGACGTTGATTTTGATCGAGGCTACTATCTTGCCGATGGGATTTACCCTTCGTGGGCTTCTTTCGTTAAGGGGTTCTCAAATGTTGTTGATGCAAAAAGGAAATACTTTACAAAGAAACAATCTGCAGCTCGTAAAGACGTTGAGAGGACATCTGGAATTTTGCAAGGTCGTTGGGGTATTTTAAGACAACCTGATAGGGCATATACCGTAAACGCAATCAAAAGAATCATGTATGGTTGCATTATATTGCACAACATGATAATTGAAGACAACGGTTTTAACATCGCTGAAAATAAATCTTACTACTTGTCTGTCAACAACCTACAAGGATCAACTTGGTACGAAATGTGTAATGTATATGCTGAGAAGACAAAAGAGTTGCGTGACAAAGACGAGCATGAGTACCTTCGACATACTCTTGTTTCGCATCTATGA